A window of Acetonema longum DSM 6540 contains these coding sequences:
- a CDS encoding LytR/AlgR family response regulator transcription factor: MLKVIVADDDTMMRTIVKRTLAEIPGIKVIGEAVNGRQLVSMVEELEPEIVFLDIDMPEMNGIEASKEIFDINPKIFLIFATGYSCYTHEAFEVYAFDYLLKPFNLTRVRQTVERIKASQKEREQVGLSRSGGMLHCRKPLKLRVSSNEKTTFIDIQDIILITRYERKTIIHLTGDNVVQTYEPLQQLEERLREFHFFRCHKGFIVNSDMVMEILPWGNKTYLVKLANTKETALMTLEHSKEFQRRYCLENN; the protein is encoded by the coding sequence ATGCTAAAGGTCATTGTTGCTGATGATGACACCATGATGCGAACGATTGTAAAACGTACTTTGGCGGAAATTCCCGGCATAAAGGTCATTGGGGAGGCAGTCAACGGGCGGCAGCTTGTTTCGATGGTTGAGGAACTGGAGCCGGAAATTGTATTTTTGGATATTGATATGCCTGAAATGAATGGTATTGAAGCCTCGAAGGAAATTTTTGATATCAACCCCAAAATTTTTCTCATCTTTGCAACCGGCTATAGCTGCTACACGCATGAGGCTTTTGAAGTGTATGCCTTTGATTATCTGCTTAAGCCATTTAATTTGACACGGGTCCGGCAAACGGTAGAGCGGATCAAAGCATCGCAGAAAGAAAGAGAACAAGTCGGTTTATCCAGAAGCGGAGGAATGCTGCATTGCAGGAAACCTCTCAAACTTAGAGTGTCTTCCAATGAAAAAACGACCTTTATTGATATTCAGGACATCATTTTAATTACGCGCTATGAGCGCAAAACGATCATTCATCTTACGGGAGACAATGTTGTTCAAACCTATGAACCCTTGCAGCAGCTGGAAGAACGGTTGCGGGAATTTCATTTTTTTCGCTGCCACAAAGGCTTTATCGTCAATTCGGATATGGTGATGGAGATTTTACCCTGGGGGAATAAAACCTATTTGGTGAAGCTGGCCAATACGAAAGAAACTGCACTGATGACTTTGGAACACTCCAAAGAGTTTCAAAGGCGGTACTGCTTAGAGAATAATTAA